A DNA window from Andrena cerasifolii isolate SP2316 chromosome 16, iyAndCera1_principal, whole genome shotgun sequence contains the following coding sequences:
- the Nhe3 gene encoding na[+]/H[+] hydrogen exchanger 3 isoform X11 has product MAVRCGVRIFLLLIFSIFLVKSCNGAATDIALDAKAQLLHRLDSLNLLLYTFLLILTVLTIWTFKHRRLRFLHETGLAVIYGLIIGAIIRYGFTSSSTILHMPVVPDNSSRYNQSVPPDTLWLRFPEDKGGGIITNKTFAYSFRGEIYKQDNEIDLKATFDPEIFFNIILPPIIFHAGYSLKRKYFFRNLGAILMYALIGTTISAFVIGALMYVFVQLIPHPSDSFTFLDTLYFGALISPTDPLTIISIFNDLHVDVNLYALVFGESVLNDAVAIVLSGSIQNYGERYQSGSGGFETVAFFQAFGDFVGIFSLSLFIGATMGCITALLTKFTRVRDFPLLESALFVLMSYSTFLIAEASDLTGVVAVLFCGICQAHYTYNNLSPDSRQRTKQLFELLNFLAENFIFSYIGVSMFTFPKHHFDPGFIFAGFFCALLGRAANVYPLSFILNLARKPKISLNYQHMLFFAGLRGAMSFALAIRNTVSDARQAMLTTTSLIVILTVIFQGGATTQFLSWFNIPVGVDEEIEGLSHNGMRSVSLNHYGPHF; this is encoded by the exons ATGGCAGTGAGATGTGGCGTACGAATTTTTCTCCtcctaattttctctattttcttGGTAAAATCGTGTAACGGGGCCGCGACAGACATCGCGCTAGACGCGAAGGCGCAGTTGTTGCACAGGCTCGACAGCTTGAACCTCCTATTATATACATTTCTATTGATATTAACTGTTTTAACAATATGGACATTTAAGCATCGTCGCCTTAGGTTCCTCCATGAAACTGGTCTAGCTGTCATTTACG GATTAATTATTGGAGCAATAATTCGTTATGGCTTCACGTCGAGTAGCACCATCCTCCATATGCCTGTTGTGCCAGACAACAGCAGTAGATATAATCAATCAGTTCCTCCGGATACGTTGTGGTTGCGTTTTCCAGAAGATAAAGGAGGCGGCATCATTACGAACAAAACATTCGCCTATTCGTTCAGGGGAGAAATTTACAAGCAGGATAATGAGATTGACCTGAAG GCCACCTTCGATCCTGAGATATTCTTCAACATCATTTTGCCACCAATAATTTTCCATGCTGGTTACAGCTTGAAACGT AAATACTTCTTTAGAAACTTGGGAGCAATCCTTATGTACGCTTTAATTGGGACAACTATATCGGCGTTTGTTATTGG AGCTTTGATGTACGTCTTTGTCCAATTAATACCACATCCTTCCGATTCATTCACATTTTTGGATACCTTGTATTTCGGTGCATTAATATCACCTACAGATCCGTTGACAATCATTTCTATTTTTAACGATTTACACGTAGATGTGAATTTATATGCTTTGGTCTTCGGAGAGAGTGTCTTAAACGACGCAGTCGCAATTGTACTTAGCgg TTCCATACAAAATTATGGAGAACGTTACCAGTCAGGCTCAGGTGGATTTGAAACCGTGGCATTTTTCCAAGCATTCGGTGATTTTGTTGGAATATTCAGTCTATCTTTATTTATCGGTGCTACAATGGGCTGTATCACTGCTTTGTTAACGAAATTCACCAGAGTTAGAGACTTTCCACTTTTGGAGTCAGCGTTATTTGTTTTGATGTCGTATAGTACTTTTTTAATTGCCGAAGCATCTGATCTTACAG GTGTGGTGGCGGTCTTATTTTGTGGCATATGTCAAGCACATTATACGTACAATAACTTAAGCCCGGATTCTCGCCAACGAACGAAACAGCTGTTTGAACTTCTAAACTTCTTAGCTGAGAATTTTATATTCAGTTACATTGGTGTTTCAATGTTTACGTTCCCGAAACATCACTTTGATCCAGGATTTATTTTCGCAGGATTT TTCTGTGCGTTGTTAGGTCGCGCAGCCAACGTGTATCCATTGTCTTTTATATTAAACTTGGCACGAAAACCCAAGATATCGCTGAATTATCAACACATGCTGTTTTTTGCCGGATTACGCGGAGCCATGAGTTTTGCTTTAGCCATTAGGAATACTGTGTCGGATGCTAGGCAAGCTATGTTAACAACAACTAGTTTAATTGTAATTTTGACAGTCATTTTCCAAGGTGGAGCGACAACTCAGTTCCTGAGTTGGTTCAATATACC AGTCGGAGTAGATGAAGAAATAGAAGGATTGTCGCATAATGGAATGCGAAGT GTGTCTTTGAATCACTACGGTCCGCACTTTTGA
- the Nhe3 gene encoding na[+]/H[+] hydrogen exchanger 3 isoform X10 — MAVRCGVRIFLLLIFSIFLVKSCNGAATDIALDAKAQLLHRLDSLNLLLYTFLLILTVLTIWTFKHRRLRFLHETGLAVIYGLIIGAIIRYGFTSSSTILHMPVVPDNSSRYNQSVPPDTLWLRFPEDKGGGIITNKTFAYSFRGEIYKQDNEIDLKATFDPEIFFNIILPPIIFHAGYSLKRKYFFRNLGAILMYALIGTTISAFVIGALMYVFVQLIPHPSDSFTFLDTLYFGALISPTDPLTIISIFNDLHVDVNLYALVFGESVLNDAVAIVLSGSIQNYGERYQSGSGGFETVAFFQAFGDFVGIFSLSLFIGATMGCITALLTKFTRVRDFPLLESALFVLMSYSTFLIAEASDLTGVVAVLFCGICQAHYTYNNLSPDSRQRTKQLFELLNFLAENFIFSYIGVSMFTFPKHHFDPGFIFAGFFCALLGRAANVYPLSFILNLARKPKISLNYQHMLFFAGLRGAMSFALAIRNTVSDARQAMLTTTSLIVILTVIFQGGATTQFLSWFNIPVGVDEEIEGLSHNGMRSSGGEGGFGDLDMRRERSPPYNSMQDGSLQGSGTKPNEKALLARIWGDFDTRYMKPLLTHSRPTLLETLPVCCGPLARILTTTQQMTQDEAIRKADSDSDFCLGDREMDRRRSVQPLV, encoded by the exons ATGGCAGTGAGATGTGGCGTACGAATTTTTCTCCtcctaattttctctattttcttGGTAAAATCGTGTAACGGGGCCGCGACAGACATCGCGCTAGACGCGAAGGCGCAGTTGTTGCACAGGCTCGACAGCTTGAACCTCCTATTATATACATTTCTATTGATATTAACTGTTTTAACAATATGGACATTTAAGCATCGTCGCCTTAGGTTCCTCCATGAAACTGGTCTAGCTGTCATTTACG GATTAATTATTGGAGCAATAATTCGTTATGGCTTCACGTCGAGTAGCACCATCCTCCATATGCCTGTTGTGCCAGACAACAGCAGTAGATATAATCAATCAGTTCCTCCGGATACGTTGTGGTTGCGTTTTCCAGAAGATAAAGGAGGCGGCATCATTACGAACAAAACATTCGCCTATTCGTTCAGGGGAGAAATTTACAAGCAGGATAATGAGATTGACCTGAAG GCCACCTTCGATCCTGAGATATTCTTCAACATCATTTTGCCACCAATAATTTTCCATGCTGGTTACAGCTTGAAACGT AAATACTTCTTTAGAAACTTGGGAGCAATCCTTATGTACGCTTTAATTGGGACAACTATATCGGCGTTTGTTATTGG AGCTTTGATGTACGTCTTTGTCCAATTAATACCACATCCTTCCGATTCATTCACATTTTTGGATACCTTGTATTTCGGTGCATTAATATCACCTACAGATCCGTTGACAATCATTTCTATTTTTAACGATTTACACGTAGATGTGAATTTATATGCTTTGGTCTTCGGAGAGAGTGTCTTAAACGACGCAGTCGCAATTGTACTTAGCgg TTCCATACAAAATTATGGAGAACGTTACCAGTCAGGCTCAGGTGGATTTGAAACCGTGGCATTTTTCCAAGCATTCGGTGATTTTGTTGGAATATTCAGTCTATCTTTATTTATCGGTGCTACAATGGGCTGTATCACTGCTTTGTTAACGAAATTCACCAGAGTTAGAGACTTTCCACTTTTGGAGTCAGCGTTATTTGTTTTGATGTCGTATAGTACTTTTTTAATTGCCGAAGCATCTGATCTTACAG GTGTGGTGGCGGTCTTATTTTGTGGCATATGTCAAGCACATTATACGTACAATAACTTAAGCCCGGATTCTCGCCAACGAACGAAACAGCTGTTTGAACTTCTAAACTTCTTAGCTGAGAATTTTATATTCAGTTACATTGGTGTTTCAATGTTTACGTTCCCGAAACATCACTTTGATCCAGGATTTATTTTCGCAGGATTT TTCTGTGCGTTGTTAGGTCGCGCAGCCAACGTGTATCCATTGTCTTTTATATTAAACTTGGCACGAAAACCCAAGATATCGCTGAATTATCAACACATGCTGTTTTTTGCCGGATTACGCGGAGCCATGAGTTTTGCTTTAGCCATTAGGAATACTGTGTCGGATGCTAGGCAAGCTATGTTAACAACAACTAGTTTAATTGTAATTTTGACAGTCATTTTCCAAGGTGGAGCGACAACTCAGTTCCTGAGTTGGTTCAATATACC AGTCGGAGTAGATGAAGAAATAGAAGGATTGTCGCATAATGGAATGCGAAGT TCTGGTGGCGAAGGTGGCTTTGGAGATCTGGACATGCGTAGGGAGAGAAGTCCTCCG TATAATTCTATGCAGGATGGATCATTACAAGGCAGCGGCACAAAACCTAATGAAAAAGCATTACTTGCCAGAATCTGGGGTGATTTCGATACTCGGTACATGAAACCGCTCTTGACTCACTCCAGGCCCACGTTACTGGAAACGCTACCAGTTTGTTGCGGTCCTTTAGCCAGGATTCTTACAACAACACAACAAATGACTCAG GACGAAGCGATTAGAAAAGCAGACTCGGATTCAGATTTTTGTCTGGGAGATCGTGAAATGGATAGACGAAGGAGTGTTCAACCG CTTGTGTAA
- the Nhe3 gene encoding na[+]/H[+] hydrogen exchanger 3 isoform X2: MAVRCGVRIFLLLIFSIFLVKSCNGAATDIALDAKAQLLHRLDSLNLLLYTFLLILTVLTIWTFKHRRLRFLHETGLAVIYGLIIGAIIRYGFTSSSTILHMPVVPDNSSRYNQSVPPDTLWLRFPEDKGGGIITNKTFAYSFRGEIYKQDNEIDLKATFDPEIFFNIILPPIIFHAGYSLKRKYFFRNLGAILMYALIGTTISAFVIGALMYVFVQLIPHPSDSFTFLDTLYFGALISPTDPLTIISIFNDLHVDVNLYALVFGESVLNDAVAIVLSGSIQNYGERYQSGSGGFETVAFFQAFGDFVGIFSLSLFIGATMGCITALLTKFTRVRDFPLLESALFVLMSYSTFLIAEASDLTGVVAVLFCGICQAHYTYNNLSPDSRQRTKQLFELLNFLAENFIFSYIGVSMFTFPKHHFDPGFIFAGFFCALLGRAANVYPLSFILNLARKPKISLNYQHMLFFAGLRGAMSFALAIRNTVSDARQAMLTTTSLIVILTVIFQGGATTQFLSWFNIPVGVDEEIEGLSHNGMRSSGGEGGFGDLDMRRERSPPDGSLQGSGTKPNEKALLARIWGDFDTRYMKPLLTHSRPTLLETLPVCCGPLARILTTTQQMTQDEAIRKADSDSDFCLGDREMDRRRSVQPVSFHQPNLNYTINPCYQPNSTDATNPDEPYVILNLHRR, from the exons ATGGCAGTGAGATGTGGCGTACGAATTTTTCTCCtcctaattttctctattttcttGGTAAAATCGTGTAACGGGGCCGCGACAGACATCGCGCTAGACGCGAAGGCGCAGTTGTTGCACAGGCTCGACAGCTTGAACCTCCTATTATATACATTTCTATTGATATTAACTGTTTTAACAATATGGACATTTAAGCATCGTCGCCTTAGGTTCCTCCATGAAACTGGTCTAGCTGTCATTTACG GATTAATTATTGGAGCAATAATTCGTTATGGCTTCACGTCGAGTAGCACCATCCTCCATATGCCTGTTGTGCCAGACAACAGCAGTAGATATAATCAATCAGTTCCTCCGGATACGTTGTGGTTGCGTTTTCCAGAAGATAAAGGAGGCGGCATCATTACGAACAAAACATTCGCCTATTCGTTCAGGGGAGAAATTTACAAGCAGGATAATGAGATTGACCTGAAG GCCACCTTCGATCCTGAGATATTCTTCAACATCATTTTGCCACCAATAATTTTCCATGCTGGTTACAGCTTGAAACGT AAATACTTCTTTAGAAACTTGGGAGCAATCCTTATGTACGCTTTAATTGGGACAACTATATCGGCGTTTGTTATTGG AGCTTTGATGTACGTCTTTGTCCAATTAATACCACATCCTTCCGATTCATTCACATTTTTGGATACCTTGTATTTCGGTGCATTAATATCACCTACAGATCCGTTGACAATCATTTCTATTTTTAACGATTTACACGTAGATGTGAATTTATATGCTTTGGTCTTCGGAGAGAGTGTCTTAAACGACGCAGTCGCAATTGTACTTAGCgg TTCCATACAAAATTATGGAGAACGTTACCAGTCAGGCTCAGGTGGATTTGAAACCGTGGCATTTTTCCAAGCATTCGGTGATTTTGTTGGAATATTCAGTCTATCTTTATTTATCGGTGCTACAATGGGCTGTATCACTGCTTTGTTAACGAAATTCACCAGAGTTAGAGACTTTCCACTTTTGGAGTCAGCGTTATTTGTTTTGATGTCGTATAGTACTTTTTTAATTGCCGAAGCATCTGATCTTACAG GTGTGGTGGCGGTCTTATTTTGTGGCATATGTCAAGCACATTATACGTACAATAACTTAAGCCCGGATTCTCGCCAACGAACGAAACAGCTGTTTGAACTTCTAAACTTCTTAGCTGAGAATTTTATATTCAGTTACATTGGTGTTTCAATGTTTACGTTCCCGAAACATCACTTTGATCCAGGATTTATTTTCGCAGGATTT TTCTGTGCGTTGTTAGGTCGCGCAGCCAACGTGTATCCATTGTCTTTTATATTAAACTTGGCACGAAAACCCAAGATATCGCTGAATTATCAACACATGCTGTTTTTTGCCGGATTACGCGGAGCCATGAGTTTTGCTTTAGCCATTAGGAATACTGTGTCGGATGCTAGGCAAGCTATGTTAACAACAACTAGTTTAATTGTAATTTTGACAGTCATTTTCCAAGGTGGAGCGACAACTCAGTTCCTGAGTTGGTTCAATATACC AGTCGGAGTAGATGAAGAAATAGAAGGATTGTCGCATAATGGAATGCGAAGT TCTGGTGGCGAAGGTGGCTTTGGAGATCTGGACATGCGTAGGGAGAGAAGTCCTCCG GATGGATCATTACAAGGCAGCGGCACAAAACCTAATGAAAAAGCATTACTTGCCAGAATCTGGGGTGATTTCGATACTCGGTACATGAAACCGCTCTTGACTCACTCCAGGCCCACGTTACTGGAAACGCTACCAGTTTGTTGCGGTCCTTTAGCCAGGATTCTTACAACAACACAACAAATGACTCAG GACGAAGCGATTAGAAAAGCAGACTCGGATTCAGATTTTTGTCTGGGAGATCGTGAAATGGATAGACGAAGGAGTGTTCAACCGGTGAGTTTTCATCAACCTAATCTCAATTACACTATTAATCCGTGCTATCAGCCTAACAGCACAGACGccactaatccagatgaacctTATGTAATTCTTAATTTACACAGAAGGTAG
- the Nhe3 gene encoding na[+]/H[+] hydrogen exchanger 3 isoform X5 — protein MAVRCGVRIFLLLIFSIFLVKSCNGAATDIALDAKAQLLHRLDSLNLLLYTFLLILTVLTIWTFKHRRLRFLHETGLAVIYGLIIGAIIRYGFTSSSTILHMPVVPDNSSRYNQSVPPDTLWLRFPEDKGGGIITNKTFAYSFRGEIYKQDNEIDLKATFDPEIFFNIILPPIIFHAGYSLKRKYFFRNLGAILMYALIGTTISAFVIGALMYVFVQLIPHPSDSFTFLDTLYFGALISPTDPLTIISIFNDLHVDVNLYALVFGESVLNDAVAIVLSGSIQNYGERYQSGSGGFETVAFFQAFGDFVGIFSLSLFIGATMGCITALLTKFTRVRDFPLLESALFVLMSYSTFLIAEASDLTGVVAVLFCGICQAHYTYNNLSPDSRQRTKQLFELLNFLAENFIFSYIGVSMFTFPKHHFDPGFIFAGFFCALLGRAANVYPLSFILNLARKPKISLNYQHMLFFAGLRGAMSFALAIRNTVSDARQAMLTTTSLIVILTVIFQGGATTQFLSWFNIPVGVDEEIEGLSHNGMRSYNSMQDGSLQGSGTKPNEKALLARIWGDFDTRYMKPLLTHSRPTLLETLPVCCGPLARILTTTQQMTQDEAIRKADSDSDFCLGDREMDRRRSVQPVSFHQPNLNYTINPCYQPNSTDATNPDEPYVILNLHRR, from the exons ATGGCAGTGAGATGTGGCGTACGAATTTTTCTCCtcctaattttctctattttcttGGTAAAATCGTGTAACGGGGCCGCGACAGACATCGCGCTAGACGCGAAGGCGCAGTTGTTGCACAGGCTCGACAGCTTGAACCTCCTATTATATACATTTCTATTGATATTAACTGTTTTAACAATATGGACATTTAAGCATCGTCGCCTTAGGTTCCTCCATGAAACTGGTCTAGCTGTCATTTACG GATTAATTATTGGAGCAATAATTCGTTATGGCTTCACGTCGAGTAGCACCATCCTCCATATGCCTGTTGTGCCAGACAACAGCAGTAGATATAATCAATCAGTTCCTCCGGATACGTTGTGGTTGCGTTTTCCAGAAGATAAAGGAGGCGGCATCATTACGAACAAAACATTCGCCTATTCGTTCAGGGGAGAAATTTACAAGCAGGATAATGAGATTGACCTGAAG GCCACCTTCGATCCTGAGATATTCTTCAACATCATTTTGCCACCAATAATTTTCCATGCTGGTTACAGCTTGAAACGT AAATACTTCTTTAGAAACTTGGGAGCAATCCTTATGTACGCTTTAATTGGGACAACTATATCGGCGTTTGTTATTGG AGCTTTGATGTACGTCTTTGTCCAATTAATACCACATCCTTCCGATTCATTCACATTTTTGGATACCTTGTATTTCGGTGCATTAATATCACCTACAGATCCGTTGACAATCATTTCTATTTTTAACGATTTACACGTAGATGTGAATTTATATGCTTTGGTCTTCGGAGAGAGTGTCTTAAACGACGCAGTCGCAATTGTACTTAGCgg TTCCATACAAAATTATGGAGAACGTTACCAGTCAGGCTCAGGTGGATTTGAAACCGTGGCATTTTTCCAAGCATTCGGTGATTTTGTTGGAATATTCAGTCTATCTTTATTTATCGGTGCTACAATGGGCTGTATCACTGCTTTGTTAACGAAATTCACCAGAGTTAGAGACTTTCCACTTTTGGAGTCAGCGTTATTTGTTTTGATGTCGTATAGTACTTTTTTAATTGCCGAAGCATCTGATCTTACAG GTGTGGTGGCGGTCTTATTTTGTGGCATATGTCAAGCACATTATACGTACAATAACTTAAGCCCGGATTCTCGCCAACGAACGAAACAGCTGTTTGAACTTCTAAACTTCTTAGCTGAGAATTTTATATTCAGTTACATTGGTGTTTCAATGTTTACGTTCCCGAAACATCACTTTGATCCAGGATTTATTTTCGCAGGATTT TTCTGTGCGTTGTTAGGTCGCGCAGCCAACGTGTATCCATTGTCTTTTATATTAAACTTGGCACGAAAACCCAAGATATCGCTGAATTATCAACACATGCTGTTTTTTGCCGGATTACGCGGAGCCATGAGTTTTGCTTTAGCCATTAGGAATACTGTGTCGGATGCTAGGCAAGCTATGTTAACAACAACTAGTTTAATTGTAATTTTGACAGTCATTTTCCAAGGTGGAGCGACAACTCAGTTCCTGAGTTGGTTCAATATACC AGTCGGAGTAGATGAAGAAATAGAAGGATTGTCGCATAATGGAATGCGAAGT TATAATTCTATGCAGGATGGATCATTACAAGGCAGCGGCACAAAACCTAATGAAAAAGCATTACTTGCCAGAATCTGGGGTGATTTCGATACTCGGTACATGAAACCGCTCTTGACTCACTCCAGGCCCACGTTACTGGAAACGCTACCAGTTTGTTGCGGTCCTTTAGCCAGGATTCTTACAACAACACAACAAATGACTCAG GACGAAGCGATTAGAAAAGCAGACTCGGATTCAGATTTTTGTCTGGGAGATCGTGAAATGGATAGACGAAGGAGTGTTCAACCGGTGAGTTTTCATCAACCTAATCTCAATTACACTATTAATCCGTGCTATCAGCCTAACAGCACAGACGccactaatccagatgaacctTATGTAATTCTTAATTTACACAGAAGGTAG
- the Nhe3 gene encoding na[+]/H[+] hydrogen exchanger 3 isoform X8 gives MAVRCGVRIFLLLIFSIFLVKSCNGAATDIALDAKAQLLHRLDSLNLLLYTFLLILTVLTIWTFKHRRLRFLHETGLAVIYGLIIGAIIRYGFTSSSTILHMPVVPDNSSRYNQSVPPDTLWLRFPEDKGGGIITNKTFAYSFRGEIYKQDNEIDLKATFDPEIFFNIILPPIIFHAGYSLKRKYFFRNLGAILMYALIGTTISAFVIGALMYVFVQLIPHPSDSFTFLDTLYFGALISPTDPLTIISIFNDLHVDVNLYALVFGESVLNDAVAIVLSGSIQNYGERYQSGSGGFETVAFFQAFGDFVGIFSLSLFIGATMGCITALLTKFTRVRDFPLLESALFVLMSYSTFLIAEASDLTGVVAVLFCGICQAHYTYNNLSPDSRQRTKQLFELLNFLAENFIFSYIGVSMFTFPKHHFDPGFIFAGFFCALLGRAANVYPLSFILNLARKPKISLNYQHMLFFAGLRGAMSFALAIRNTVSDARQAMLTTTSLIVILTVIFQGGATTQFLSWFNIPVGVDEEIEGLSHNGMRSYNSMQDGSLQGSGTKPNEKALLARIWGDFDTRYMKPLLTHSRPTLLETLPVCCGPLARILTTTQQMTQDEAIRKADSDSDFCLGDREMDRRRSVQPRKRNDDDDDDDDDDEDLRIIGMDGFIPLRTL, from the exons ATGGCAGTGAGATGTGGCGTACGAATTTTTCTCCtcctaattttctctattttcttGGTAAAATCGTGTAACGGGGCCGCGACAGACATCGCGCTAGACGCGAAGGCGCAGTTGTTGCACAGGCTCGACAGCTTGAACCTCCTATTATATACATTTCTATTGATATTAACTGTTTTAACAATATGGACATTTAAGCATCGTCGCCTTAGGTTCCTCCATGAAACTGGTCTAGCTGTCATTTACG GATTAATTATTGGAGCAATAATTCGTTATGGCTTCACGTCGAGTAGCACCATCCTCCATATGCCTGTTGTGCCAGACAACAGCAGTAGATATAATCAATCAGTTCCTCCGGATACGTTGTGGTTGCGTTTTCCAGAAGATAAAGGAGGCGGCATCATTACGAACAAAACATTCGCCTATTCGTTCAGGGGAGAAATTTACAAGCAGGATAATGAGATTGACCTGAAG GCCACCTTCGATCCTGAGATATTCTTCAACATCATTTTGCCACCAATAATTTTCCATGCTGGTTACAGCTTGAAACGT AAATACTTCTTTAGAAACTTGGGAGCAATCCTTATGTACGCTTTAATTGGGACAACTATATCGGCGTTTGTTATTGG AGCTTTGATGTACGTCTTTGTCCAATTAATACCACATCCTTCCGATTCATTCACATTTTTGGATACCTTGTATTTCGGTGCATTAATATCACCTACAGATCCGTTGACAATCATTTCTATTTTTAACGATTTACACGTAGATGTGAATTTATATGCTTTGGTCTTCGGAGAGAGTGTCTTAAACGACGCAGTCGCAATTGTACTTAGCgg TTCCATACAAAATTATGGAGAACGTTACCAGTCAGGCTCAGGTGGATTTGAAACCGTGGCATTTTTCCAAGCATTCGGTGATTTTGTTGGAATATTCAGTCTATCTTTATTTATCGGTGCTACAATGGGCTGTATCACTGCTTTGTTAACGAAATTCACCAGAGTTAGAGACTTTCCACTTTTGGAGTCAGCGTTATTTGTTTTGATGTCGTATAGTACTTTTTTAATTGCCGAAGCATCTGATCTTACAG GTGTGGTGGCGGTCTTATTTTGTGGCATATGTCAAGCACATTATACGTACAATAACTTAAGCCCGGATTCTCGCCAACGAACGAAACAGCTGTTTGAACTTCTAAACTTCTTAGCTGAGAATTTTATATTCAGTTACATTGGTGTTTCAATGTTTACGTTCCCGAAACATCACTTTGATCCAGGATTTATTTTCGCAGGATTT TTCTGTGCGTTGTTAGGTCGCGCAGCCAACGTGTATCCATTGTCTTTTATATTAAACTTGGCACGAAAACCCAAGATATCGCTGAATTATCAACACATGCTGTTTTTTGCCGGATTACGCGGAGCCATGAGTTTTGCTTTAGCCATTAGGAATACTGTGTCGGATGCTAGGCAAGCTATGTTAACAACAACTAGTTTAATTGTAATTTTGACAGTCATTTTCCAAGGTGGAGCGACAACTCAGTTCCTGAGTTGGTTCAATATACC AGTCGGAGTAGATGAAGAAATAGAAGGATTGTCGCATAATGGAATGCGAAGT TATAATTCTATGCAGGATGGATCATTACAAGGCAGCGGCACAAAACCTAATGAAAAAGCATTACTTGCCAGAATCTGGGGTGATTTCGATACTCGGTACATGAAACCGCTCTTGACTCACTCCAGGCCCACGTTACTGGAAACGCTACCAGTTTGTTGCGGTCCTTTAGCCAGGATTCTTACAACAACACAACAAATGACTCAG GACGAAGCGATTAGAAAAGCAGACTCGGATTCAGATTTTTGTCTGGGAGATCGTGAAATGGATAGACGAAGGAGTGTTCAACCG agaaaaagaaatgatgatgatgatgatgatgatgatgatgatgaagacCTAAGAATCATTGGAATGGATGGATTTATTCCGTTACGAACATTGTAA